In Aliidongia dinghuensis, the following proteins share a genomic window:
- a CDS encoding M20 aminoacylase family protein — MPIKNRIADFHADLTAWRRDIHAHPEIAFEEHRTSALVAAKLEEFGIEVHRGLAGTGVVGTLKGNRPGDRAIALRADMDALPMPEANGFEHASKNEGKMHACGHDGHTVMLLGAARYLAETRNFAGTVHFVFQPGEEGGGGGRIMVEEGLFEKFPVEEVYGMHNWPGLPVGQFAGRVGPVMAATDQFEITLEGRGGHAAQPHKTVDPIVLGSQVVGAIQTIASRNADPIKSVVVSVTQFHAGSAFNVIPQSAWLCGTIRTFDADVRLQARERIEEIAKGVAIALGGSAEVKFKFGYPATVNHADQTETALSVAERVAGAGNVQRDIPPSMGGEDFAYMLLEKPGSYIFIGNGPEVEGQKLHQVNYDFNDEILPVGASYWSQLVEDVLAHG; from the coding sequence ATGCCGATCAAGAATCGTATTGCCGATTTCCATGCCGATCTCACGGCCTGGCGCCGGGACATCCACGCGCATCCGGAAATCGCCTTCGAGGAACATCGGACCTCGGCGCTCGTCGCGGCGAAGCTCGAGGAATTCGGCATCGAGGTGCATCGCGGTCTCGCCGGCACGGGCGTCGTCGGCACGCTCAAGGGCAACCGGCCGGGCGACCGGGCGATAGCACTCCGCGCCGACATGGACGCGCTGCCGATGCCGGAGGCGAACGGGTTCGAGCACGCCTCGAAGAACGAAGGCAAGATGCACGCCTGCGGCCATGACGGGCATACGGTTATGCTGCTGGGGGCGGCGCGCTACCTCGCCGAGACGCGCAATTTCGCCGGCACGGTGCATTTCGTGTTCCAGCCGGGCGAGGAGGGCGGCGGCGGCGGCCGGATCATGGTCGAGGAAGGCTTGTTCGAGAAGTTCCCGGTCGAGGAAGTCTATGGCATGCACAATTGGCCGGGCCTGCCGGTCGGCCAGTTCGCCGGCCGCGTGGGTCCCGTCATGGCGGCAACCGACCAGTTCGAGATCACGCTCGAAGGCCGCGGCGGCCATGCCGCCCAGCCGCACAAGACGGTCGACCCGATCGTGCTGGGCTCCCAGGTCGTGGGCGCCATCCAGACGATCGCCAGCCGCAACGCCGATCCGATCAAGAGCGTCGTCGTCTCGGTCACCCAGTTCCACGCCGGCTCCGCGTTCAACGTGATCCCGCAATCGGCCTGGCTGTGCGGCACGATCCGCACGTTCGACGCCGACGTGCGCCTCCAGGCGCGCGAGCGGATCGAGGAAATCGCCAAGGGCGTCGCGATAGCGCTCGGCGGCAGCGCCGAGGTGAAGTTCAAGTTCGGCTATCCGGCGACCGTCAACCATGCGGATCAGACCGAGACGGCGCTTTCCGTGGCCGAGCGCGTCGCCGGCGCCGGCAACGTCCAGCGGGACATCCCGCCCTCCATGGGCGGCGAGGACTTCGCCTATATGCTGCTCGAGAAGCCGGGCTCCTACATCTTCATCGGCAACGGCCCCGAGGTCGAAGGCCAGAAGCTGCATCAGGTCAACTACGACTTCAACGACGAGATCCTGCCGGTCGGCGCCAGCTATTGGTCGCAGCTGGTCGAGGACGTGCTGGCGCACGGCTGA
- a CDS encoding CaiB/BaiF CoA transferase family protein — protein sequence MTDPAPPTGPLAGVKVIELSHVMAGPTCGLMLADMGADVIKVEKIPGGDDTRRSVPPAIAGESAAYLMMNRNKRGVALDLKTAGGKRVLKRLLAQADVVTENYRRDTMAKMGFGYDALKADNPRLIYCSISGFGRTGPYADRGGFDLVAQGMSGLMSITGEGPGRPPVKVGAPVTDITAGILACMGILAALHHRHVTGRGQMVDTSLFEAGITHTYWQSAIAFATGAAPGPMGSAHPLNAPYQAFETADGWITVGAANQPNWLRLVEVLEAPALAEDPRFRTNPERMAHLAELEAELTWYFRRRPSADWLALLEAAGVPAGPVLDVRQMHEDPQALARGMIVETDHPVAGPVKALGLPVKFSDSPGGGTRPAPLYGQHTREVLLEHGFGTAEIEALATEGAIRL from the coding sequence ATGACCGACCCAGCCCCGCCGACCGGACCGCTCGCAGGCGTCAAGGTGATCGAGCTCAGCCACGTCATGGCGGGACCCACCTGCGGGCTGATGCTTGCCGACATGGGCGCCGACGTGATCAAGGTCGAGAAGATCCCGGGCGGCGACGACACGCGCCGCTCCGTGCCGCCGGCGATCGCGGGCGAGTCCGCGGCCTATCTCATGATGAACCGCAACAAGCGCGGGGTGGCGCTCGACCTCAAGACCGCAGGCGGCAAGCGCGTGCTGAAACGCCTCTTGGCTCAGGCCGACGTCGTGACCGAGAACTACCGGCGCGACACGATGGCCAAGATGGGCTTCGGCTACGACGCGCTGAAAGCGGACAACCCGCGGCTCATCTATTGCTCGATCTCCGGCTTCGGCCGCACGGGGCCTTATGCCGACCGCGGCGGCTTCGACCTGGTGGCGCAGGGCATGAGCGGGCTCATGAGCATCACCGGCGAGGGCCCCGGTCGGCCGCCGGTCAAGGTCGGCGCTCCGGTCACCGACATCACCGCCGGCATCCTCGCCTGCATGGGCATCCTCGCCGCCCTCCATCACCGCCACGTGACCGGACGCGGCCAGATGGTCGACACCTCGCTGTTCGAGGCCGGCATCACCCACACCTATTGGCAGTCGGCGATCGCGTTCGCGACCGGCGCCGCTCCCGGGCCGATGGGCTCGGCCCATCCGTTGAACGCGCCCTACCAGGCGTTCGAGACCGCCGACGGCTGGATCACGGTCGGCGCCGCCAATCAGCCGAACTGGCTTCGGCTCGTCGAGGTGCTGGAGGCACCGGCGCTCGCCGAGGACCCACGCTTCCGCACCAATCCGGAGCGCATGGCGCACCTGGCGGAGCTCGAGGCCGAGCTCACCTGGTATTTCCGCCGACGGCCATCGGCCGATTGGCTGGCGTTGCTCGAGGCGGCAGGCGTGCCGGCCGGGCCGGTGCTCGACGTCCGACAGATGCATGAGGATCCGCAGGCACTCGCCCGCGGCATGATCGTCGAGACCGACCATCCGGTGGCCGGGCCGGTCAAGGCGCTGGGCCTGCCAGTCAAGTTCTCCGACAGCCCCGGCGGCGGCACGAGGCCGGCGCCGCTCTACGGCCAGCACACCCGCGAGGTGCTGCTCGAGCACGGCTTCGGCACAGCCGAGATCGAAGCCCTCGCAACCGAGGGCGCCATCCGGCTCTGA
- a CDS encoding outer membrane lipoprotein: MSHSLRYGLALVAFVALAGCSPDYSPDTYNANAVQQANKAEPGVIVGFRQVSISASGTVGAVTGGAAGGILGAQVGPNGTASALGAVGGGVVGSLLGAGIEHATSDTIGWEYIVQKPNGDLLSVTQREPTPLPLGQKVLVIAGNQARVIPDYRAITDLPKDKDKPADKDKAGDKAAVAAAPQPAAVVPPWSVVPMTPPSTTLPSTTPADPAAAAATALAPVVSSVVKTPVTAPVPTSLTPAVAPAPAEEPSTPAAEPARAQATEQPATEQPAPEPPVDKALAGKAPADQAAPTQ; this comes from the coding sequence TTGTCGCATAGTCTCAGATACGGCCTCGCCCTGGTCGCGTTCGTGGCGCTTGCCGGCTGCTCGCCGGACTATTCGCCCGACACGTACAACGCCAATGCGGTGCAGCAGGCCAACAAGGCCGAGCCCGGCGTCATCGTGGGATTCCGCCAGGTGTCGATCAGTGCCTCCGGCACGGTGGGGGCCGTCACCGGTGGGGCCGCCGGCGGCATCCTCGGCGCCCAGGTCGGGCCGAACGGCACCGCCTCGGCCTTGGGTGCGGTCGGCGGCGGCGTGGTCGGCAGCCTGCTCGGCGCCGGCATCGAGCATGCGACCTCAGACACGATCGGCTGGGAATATATCGTGCAGAAGCCGAACGGCGACCTGCTGTCGGTGACCCAGCGCGAGCCGACGCCCCTGCCGCTCGGTCAGAAGGTTTTGGTCATCGCCGGCAACCAGGCGCGCGTCATTCCGGACTACCGGGCGATCACAGACCTGCCGAAGGATAAGGATAAGCCGGCCGACAAGGATAAGGCTGGGGACAAGGCCGCGGTCGCGGCGGCACCGCAGCCAGCCGCCGTCGTTCCGCCCTGGTCGGTCGTGCCGATGACGCCGCCCAGCACGACCCTGCCCAGCACGACGCCGGCCGACCCAGCCGCCGCTGCGGCCACCGCGTTGGCGCCGGTTGTTTCGTCGGTGGTGAAGACGCCGGTCACGGCGCCCGTGCCGACATCGCTTACCCCTGCGGTGGCTCCGGCGCCTGCCGAGGAGCCGTCGACACCCGCCGCCGAGCCCGCGCGGGCCCAGGCAACCGAACAGCCCGCAACCGAGCAGCCAGCACCCGAACCGCCGGTCGACAAGGCGTTGGCCGGCAAGGCGCCGGCGGACCAGGCGGCACCGACGCAGTAG
- the pepN gene encoding aminopeptidase N — protein sequence MLDAQRDAIPPKTIRLAEYQAPDFLIDTVDLLFELEETHTTVKARLDVRRNPAAQGPSRALRLDGEALTLVSVALNGDLLGPNRYQVDEQSLTIPDAPREFTLDIETRIEPQNNTELSGLYKSGGNFTTQCEAEGFRRITYFLDRPDVMARYTTTIVADAQRYPVLLSNGNPVDSGVSSHGRHWSKWQDPHPKPCYLFALVAGDLVGTRDEFTTRSGRRIDLAIWVRRGDEDKCAHAMKALKDSMRWDEEVFGLEYDLDVFNIVAVSDFNMGAMENKGLNIFNTKYILAKPETATDIDYEGIETVVAHEYFHNWTGNRVTCRDWFQLSLKEGLTVFRDQEFSCDQGSRAVKRIGEVRSLRARQFTEDAGPLAHPVRPESYIEINNFYTATVYQKGAEVVRMIHTLLGRENFRRGMDLYFQRHDNDAVTIEDFVAAMQDASGIDLSRFKRWYRQAGTPELTVREAWDAKAGAYELTLRQETKPTPGQADKEPLVIPVALGLLDKKGAELSIRLDGEAKGRKGTRLLKLEETEQTFRFTGLKTRPIPSLLRGFSAPVKLSGVPLEQLKHLAAHDTDPFTRWESGQQVATRLLLDLVETYRRGNALAVPEDFLTAQASTLAEADSDPAFIAEALVLPSEPFLADQMATVDVEAIHAVRDFVRGEIGRHLTPKLTETYERLDDAGPFQVDGLSIGRRALKNTALAYLAATREPTAIARAEAQFRAQRNMTDVLAALRILADVEGPARETALAQFYERWASEDLVIDNWFQIQAMSSLPGTIEHVRQLTRHPAFDLKNPNRVRALIGGLSMANPAKFHDASGAGYTFLADEVIALDAINGQIAARLVIPLGTWRRQDTGRQTLMKQALERVLATPNLSKGTFEMATKSLA from the coding sequence ATGCTCGACGCTCAGCGCGACGCCATCCCGCCCAAGACCATTCGCCTCGCCGAGTATCAAGCTCCCGATTTCCTGATCGACACGGTCGACCTGCTGTTCGAGCTGGAGGAGACGCACACGACCGTCAAGGCGCGTTTGGACGTGCGCCGCAACCCGGCAGCCCAAGGCCCATCCCGGGCGCTCCGGCTCGACGGCGAGGCCTTGACGCTCGTCTCGGTCGCCCTCAACGGCGACCTGCTCGGGCCCAACCGCTACCAGGTCGACGAGCAGTCGCTGACGATCCCGGACGCGCCGCGCGAGTTCACGCTCGACATCGAGACGCGCATCGAGCCGCAGAACAACACGGAGCTCTCGGGCCTCTACAAGTCTGGCGGCAATTTCACGACCCAGTGCGAGGCCGAGGGCTTCCGCCGCATCACCTATTTCCTCGACCGGCCCGACGTGATGGCGCGCTATACCACGACCATCGTCGCGGACGCCCAGCGCTATCCGGTGTTGCTGTCGAACGGCAATCCGGTCGACAGCGGCGTCAGCTCCCACGGCCGCCACTGGTCGAAGTGGCAGGACCCGCACCCGAAGCCCTGCTACCTCTTCGCGCTGGTCGCGGGCGACCTGGTCGGCACGCGCGACGAGTTCACGACCCGGTCCGGCCGGCGCATCGACCTTGCCATCTGGGTCCGGCGCGGCGACGAGGACAAGTGCGCTCACGCCATGAAGGCGCTCAAGGACTCGATGCGCTGGGACGAGGAGGTGTTCGGCCTCGAATACGACCTCGACGTGTTCAACATCGTCGCCGTGTCCGACTTCAACATGGGCGCCATGGAGAACAAGGGCCTCAACATCTTCAACACGAAATACATCCTGGCGAAGCCCGAGACCGCGACCGATATCGATTACGAAGGCATCGAGACGGTCGTGGCGCACGAATATTTCCACAACTGGACCGGCAACCGCGTCACCTGCCGCGACTGGTTCCAGCTGTCGCTGAAGGAGGGGCTGACCGTCTTCCGCGACCAGGAATTCTCCTGCGACCAGGGCAGCCGTGCGGTGAAGCGCATCGGCGAAGTGCGCTCGCTCCGCGCCCGCCAGTTCACCGAGGACGCAGGCCCCCTCGCCCACCCGGTGCGGCCGGAAAGCTATATCGAGATCAACAACTTCTATACCGCGACCGTGTACCAGAAGGGTGCCGAGGTCGTACGCATGATCCACACGCTCTTGGGCCGCGAGAACTTCCGCCGGGGCATGGATCTCTATTTCCAGCGCCACGACAACGACGCGGTCACGATCGAGGATTTCGTCGCGGCCATGCAGGATGCGAGCGGCATCGACCTCAGCCGCTTCAAGCGCTGGTACCGCCAGGCCGGCACGCCGGAGCTGACCGTGCGCGAGGCATGGGATGCCAAGGCCGGCGCCTATGAGCTGACGCTGCGCCAGGAAACGAAGCCGACGCCAGGCCAGGCGGACAAGGAGCCGCTCGTCATCCCGGTCGCACTCGGCCTGCTCGACAAGAAGGGCGCCGAGCTCTCGATCCGGCTCGACGGCGAGGCGAAAGGCCGTAAGGGCACGCGGCTCCTCAAGCTCGAGGAGACGGAACAGACCTTCCGCTTCACCGGCCTCAAGACCCGGCCGATCCCGTCGCTGCTGCGCGGCTTTTCGGCGCCGGTCAAGCTCTCGGGCGTGCCGCTCGAGCAGTTGAAGCATCTGGCGGCGCACGACACCGACCCGTTCACCCGGTGGGAATCCGGCCAGCAAGTCGCAACCCGGCTGCTGCTCGACCTGGTCGAGACCTATCGCCGGGGCAACGCGCTGGCCGTGCCGGAGGATTTCCTCACGGCACAAGCCAGCACGCTGGCCGAAGCCGACAGCGATCCCGCCTTCATCGCCGAGGCGTTGGTCCTGCCGAGCGAGCCGTTCCTCGCCGACCAGATGGCGACGGTCGACGTCGAGGCGATCCACGCCGTCCGCGACTTCGTGCGCGGCGAGATCGGTCGCCACCTGACACCCAAGCTGACCGAGACCTATGAGCGGCTCGACGATGCCGGGCCGTTCCAGGTCGACGGCCTGTCGATCGGCCGGCGCGCGCTCAAGAACACGGCACTCGCCTATCTGGCGGCGACGCGGGAGCCGACTGCGATCGCGCGGGCGGAAGCGCAGTTCCGCGCCCAGCGAAACATGACCGACGTGCTGGCCGCGCTGCGCATCCTGGCCGACGTCGAGGGACCGGCGCGCGAGACGGCGCTTGCCCAGTTCTATGAGCGCTGGGCGAGCGAGGATCTCGTCATCGACAATTGGTTCCAGATCCAGGCGATGTCGTCGCTGCCCGGCACGATCGAGCATGTCCGGCAGCTGACCCGCCATCCGGCGTTCGACCTCAAGAACCCGAACCGGGTGCGCGCCCTCATCGGTGGCCTCAGCATGGCGAACCCGGCGAAGTTCCACGACGCATCTGGCGCCGGCTACACCTTCCTCGCCGACGAGGTAATCGCGCTCGACGCGATCAACGGCCAGATCGCGGCCCGTCTGGTGATCCCGCTCGGCACCTGGCGCCGCCAGGACACGGGCCGCCAAACGCTGATGAAGCAGGCGCTGGAACGCGTGCTCGCGACCCCGAACCTGTCGAAGGGCACGTTCGAGATGGCGACCAAGAGCCTGGCCTAG
- a CDS encoding DUF190 domain-containing protein: MTPRETAVLLRVFVSETDRHDGRPLHKVVVEAAHKAGLAGATVLHGAAGGRQGLHTELQVDARQNLPMVIEIVDSEAAIHGFLPTLDGLIESGLVTLEAVRMMRCGRQTVRPV; the protein is encoded by the coding sequence ATGACGCCGCGCGAAACGGCGGTTCTGCTGCGTGTCTTCGTCTCAGAGACGGACCGGCACGACGGGCGGCCGCTCCACAAGGTCGTGGTCGAGGCGGCACACAAGGCCGGCCTTGCCGGGGCCACCGTGCTGCATGGGGCCGCCGGTGGCCGCCAGGGTCTGCATACGGAGCTGCAGGTCGACGCCCGGCAGAACCTGCCGATGGTGATCGAGATCGTCGACAGCGAGGCGGCGATCCACGGCTTCCTGCCGACGCTTGACGGCCTCATCGAATCGGGCCTCGTCACGCTCGAGGCCGTGCGCATGATGCGGTGCGGCCGGCAGACCGTCCGGCCGGTCTAG
- a CDS encoding MarR family winged helix-turn-helix transcriptional regulator: MSTSRKANMQKGECFATSVRKASRRLTQLYDDALAPSGLRSTQFSILAELAKRSAPPTLTELAEAMVSDRSSLGHALRPLVRDGYVALRRGETDRRTQQIVLTDRGHNKFQEGLTHWRTAQASFVSLYGSEWSETLRAAVLTIARDHRLGKLTGDAA, encoded by the coding sequence ATGTCGACTTCCCGAAAGGCGAACATGCAGAAGGGTGAGTGTTTCGCGACCTCGGTACGCAAGGCGTCCCGGCGCCTCACGCAGCTCTATGACGATGCGCTGGCACCAAGCGGCCTGCGTTCGACGCAGTTCTCCATCCTGGCGGAGCTCGCCAAGCGATCGGCGCCGCCGACGCTGACGGAACTCGCCGAGGCGATGGTGTCGGACCGGTCGTCACTCGGCCACGCGCTTCGGCCGCTGGTCCGGGACGGCTATGTGGCGCTTCGCCGAGGAGAGACGGATCGGCGCACGCAGCAGATCGTCCTGACCGACCGCGGTCACAACAAGTTCCAGGAAGGCCTGACGCACTGGCGGACGGCACAAGCGTCCTTCGTGTCGCTCTATGGGAGCGAGTGGTCGGAGACCCTCCGGGCGGCGGTTCTGACGATTGCCCGCGACCACCGGCTCGGCAAGTTGACGGGAGACGCCGCGTGA
- a CDS encoding GNAT family N-acetyltransferase, with product MTDAEKTTLLDDPVRAALTTANRALAQGGPLAWRYPPEIAPFAAIADRTAPSFAALATLVPPEGRVALATVDPLVPPASLAIAMQAPVIQMVLNAPIESVRSEPEPVVLGAGDVADMLNLTGRTHPGPFGPRTIEFGHYIGLRVEGALAAMAGERMRFDRFVEISAVCVDPDHRGKGFAALLVTRLAERLQAQGVTPFLHVFASNASAIALYEKLGFVARRTLHMTVLTHHT from the coding sequence ATGACCGATGCAGAGAAAACGACCCTGCTGGACGATCCCGTCCGGGCTGCCTTGACCACGGCAAACCGGGCCCTCGCCCAGGGCGGCCCGCTTGCCTGGCGATACCCGCCGGAGATCGCACCGTTCGCCGCCATCGCGGATAGAACGGCCCCGTCCTTCGCGGCCCTGGCGACCCTCGTGCCGCCCGAGGGCCGGGTTGCTCTGGCCACCGTCGATCCGCTTGTTCCGCCCGCCTCCCTTGCGATCGCCATGCAGGCGCCGGTCATTCAAATGGTCCTGAACGCCCCGATCGAGAGCGTGCGGTCGGAGCCTGAGCCCGTCGTGCTCGGCGCGGGCGACGTGGCCGACATGCTGAATCTCACCGGCCGGACGCATCCCGGCCCCTTCGGTCCCCGGACGATCGAGTTCGGCCATTACATCGGCCTTCGCGTCGAGGGTGCGCTCGCGGCAATGGCCGGCGAACGGATGCGGTTCGATCGCTTCGTCGAGATCAGCGCCGTCTGCGTCGATCCCGATCATCGCGGCAAGGGCTTCGCGGCCCTTCTCGTGACGCGGCTTGCCGAGCGGCTTCAGGCGCAAGGGGTAACGCCGTTCCTGCACGTCTTCGCAAGCAATGCGAGCGCGATAGCGCTTTACGAAAAGCTCGGCTTCGTCGCGCGCCGCACGCTTCACATGACTGTCCTCACACATCACACCTGA